From the genome of Haloterrigena sp. KLK7, one region includes:
- a CDS encoding DUF63 family protein, whose product MVLPEGFVLPPWYLLVPLLVILAGIVALLWVLEPPVTDRTVLAFAPWMMFGSALHVLYQLRAYPESVETLFATPTVYLVAAVVAGAAWIVAIFLYAGGLQPTIPRFFGIAGTAFFAVFASIILNLSWAEETFNLFWPVIIVVVTGIVTAVAWVALGLWFTDVAATTSYTGALVVFGHALDGVSTAVGYDIIGVSETVPLSALLLEAGESLPTAEYVGAGWLFILVKTGLAMVILGLFREFVEDEPQQARIVLAGIAAVGLGPGVHNVLLFIAT is encoded by the coding sequence ATGGTATTACCCGAGGGGTTCGTGCTCCCACCGTGGTACCTCCTCGTCCCGCTGCTGGTGATACTGGCGGGGATCGTCGCATTGCTGTGGGTACTCGAGCCGCCGGTGACCGACCGGACCGTGCTGGCGTTCGCGCCGTGGATGATGTTCGGCTCCGCCCTGCACGTCCTCTATCAACTGAGAGCGTATCCGGAGAGCGTCGAGACGCTGTTCGCGACGCCGACGGTCTATCTGGTCGCCGCGGTCGTCGCGGGCGCCGCCTGGATCGTCGCGATCTTTCTGTACGCCGGAGGGCTCCAGCCGACGATTCCGCGATTCTTCGGCATCGCCGGAACGGCCTTTTTCGCCGTCTTCGCGTCGATCATTCTCAACCTGAGCTGGGCCGAAGAGACGTTTAACCTGTTCTGGCCCGTCATCATCGTCGTCGTCACCGGAATCGTCACCGCGGTCGCGTGGGTCGCACTGGGACTGTGGTTTACCGACGTCGCGGCGACGACGAGTTACACCGGCGCGCTGGTCGTCTTCGGCCACGCGCTGGACGGCGTCTCGACGGCCGTCGGCTACGACATCATCGGCGTCAGCGAGACGGTGCCCCTCTCGGCGCTGCTCCTCGAGGCCGGCGAGTCGCTGCCGACCGCCGAGTACGTCGGCGCCGGCTGGCTGTTTATCCTGGTGAAGACCGGCCTGGCGATGGTGATCCTCGGGCTGTTCAGGGAGTTCGTCGAGGACGAACCCCAGCAGGCGCGGATCGTCCTCGCCGGGATCGCCGCGGTCGGACTCGGGCCCGGCGTTCACAACGTCTTACTCTTTATCGCCACCTAG
- a CDS encoding PfkB family carbohydrate kinase gives MAPTVLTAGHVNWDVTLRVDRLPAADGEATIRSQRQSGGGSAANVAAALAGLEVDTGLIGSVGDDDNGLLARRGLEEAGVSLSGIRVVEGAETAVKYLLVDDDGAVAILGNDGVNEAVRPADIDADRIRAADHVHLTSQRPATAAAIATTAAAADVTVSFDPGRRFGDRDYGETVAAADVLFVTEREAAALADAAAVDSEPTDRIVAITSGADGAAIRTPEGSHTHPGFDIDSVDTAGAGDSFAAGFLARRLEGASIADALEYANACGALTASREGARSAPTAAEVERFLEERAG, from the coding sequence ATGGCCCCCACCGTACTCACCGCCGGCCACGTCAACTGGGACGTGACGCTGCGCGTCGACCGACTCCCCGCCGCCGACGGCGAGGCGACGATCCGCTCACAGCGCCAGTCCGGCGGCGGCAGCGCCGCCAACGTCGCCGCCGCGCTCGCCGGTCTCGAGGTCGACACCGGGCTGATCGGCAGCGTCGGCGACGACGACAACGGGCTGCTGGCCAGGCGCGGCCTCGAGGAGGCCGGCGTCTCGCTGTCGGGGATCCGGGTCGTCGAGGGCGCCGAGACGGCGGTCAAGTACCTGCTGGTCGACGACGACGGCGCGGTCGCGATCCTCGGCAACGACGGCGTCAACGAGGCCGTTCGGCCGGCGGATATCGACGCCGATCGGATCCGGGCGGCCGACCACGTCCACCTCACGAGCCAGCGCCCGGCAACGGCCGCGGCGATCGCCACGACCGCCGCGGCGGCCGACGTCACCGTCAGTTTCGATCCCGGCCGCCGGTTCGGCGACCGCGACTACGGCGAGACCGTCGCGGCGGCCGACGTCCTGTTCGTCACCGAGCGCGAGGCCGCGGCGCTGGCCGACGCGGCCGCCGTCGATTCCGAACCGACCGATCGGATCGTCGCGATCACGTCCGGCGCCGACGGCGCGGCGATCCGGACCCCAGAGGGCAGCCACACGCATCCCGGGTTCGACATCGACTCGGTCGACACGGCCGGCGCCGGCGACTCGTTCGCGGCCGGCTTTCTCGCCCGCCGGCTCGAGGGGGCATCGATCGCGGACGCGCTCGAGTACGCGAACGCCTGCGGCGCGTTGACGGCGAGTCGAGAGGGAGCGCGCAGCGCGCCGACGGCGGCCGAGGTCGAGCGGTTCCTCGAAGAGCGCGCGGGCTGA
- a CDS encoding HalOD1 output domain-containing protein produces the protein MTERRIRESPGCEFQRRIQYERDTDESPSIATATALSQYFDEDISATSTRLYDYIDPDALDSLFADTNRGASRTDGTVEFSVEDATVRVTPERVEISPNC, from the coding sequence ATGACGGAACGAAGGATCAGAGAGTCCCCTGGATGCGAGTTTCAACGCCGCATTCAGTACGAGCGAGATACGGACGAATCGCCGAGTATAGCCACTGCAACCGCGCTGTCGCAGTATTTCGACGAAGATATCAGTGCGACCAGTACCCGACTGTACGACTACATCGACCCGGACGCACTCGACTCCCTCTTCGCGGATACGAACCGGGGAGCGAGTCGAACCGACGGGACCGTCGAATTCAGCGTCGAGGACGCGACGGTACGGGTCACGCCCGAACGGGTAGAGATCTCCCCGAACTGCTGA
- a CDS encoding nucleoside phosphorylase has product MATQPHLLVDDGDVTDRVLVPGDPGRVDRIADHCDEAETVAQNREYKVVNATYEGQALTICSTGIGCPSAAIAVEELANVGVETLVRVGTIGALQSGIEIGDMIVANGAAKNEGTTKRYEDVSYPAVPDYDVLSALVDSAEANDEAVHVGPVATDDAYYAESGDVVDDWEAAGLLAVEMEAAALFSLARRRGLRAGAICTVDGNLVEGTQKGTDTEDDELPEKAKNNVGRAIDIALEAVTDL; this is encoded by the coding sequence ATGGCAACGCAGCCACACCTGTTGGTCGACGACGGCGACGTGACCGATCGCGTACTCGTGCCGGGCGATCCCGGTCGCGTCGATCGCATCGCCGACCACTGCGACGAGGCGGAGACGGTCGCCCAGAACCGCGAGTACAAGGTCGTCAACGCCACCTACGAGGGGCAGGCGCTGACGATCTGCTCGACCGGCATCGGCTGTCCGTCGGCGGCGATCGCCGTCGAGGAACTGGCTAACGTCGGCGTCGAGACGCTGGTCCGCGTCGGTACGATCGGGGCCCTCCAGTCAGGTATCGAGATCGGCGACATGATCGTCGCGAACGGGGCGGCGAAAAACGAGGGAACGACGAAACGGTACGAGGACGTCTCCTATCCGGCCGTTCCCGACTACGACGTGCTGTCGGCACTGGTCGACTCGGCCGAAGCGAACGACGAAGCCGTCCACGTCGGGCCGGTCGCCACCGACGACGCCTATTACGCCGAGAGCGGCGACGTCGTCGACGACTGGGAGGCCGCCGGTCTCCTCGCCGTCGAGATGGAGGCCGCCGCGCTCTTCTCGCTGGCCCGCCGCAGGGGCCTGCGCGCCGGCGCGATCTGTACCGTCGACGGCAACCTCGTCGAGGGCACCCAGAAGGGCACCGACACCGAGGACGACGAACTCCCGGAGAAGGCGAAGAACAACGTCGGCCGCGCGATCGACATCGCGCTCGAGGCCGTGACCGACCTGTAG
- a CDS encoding amino acid permease — MSDEELAKDLGLLSALAIGMGTMIGAGIFVLPGVAAQEAGPIVVVSFVIGGLIAMVNALAVSELGTAMPKAGGGYYYINRGLGPLFGSIAGMGDWMGLAFASAFYCIGFGGYLTELLAGTMLALPTLDLALVTLTDIQLGALIAGLLFVGVNYVGAKETGGVQTVIVTILLGILTVFAASGFLHFEWSTLTTDGLAPTDAGYGAILPGTALVFVSFLGYAKIATVAEELKNPGRNLPIAVIGSVGVVTAIYAVLVGTMVGIVPWHSLDDSVPVSQVAEITFAGIPVLDAVGVTLISLAAMLATASSANASILSSARINFAMGRDKIVTDELNEIHPRYATPYRSIMLTGAVIIVFIAALGQDLEILSKAASVLHLIVYALMNVALIAFREADVPEYEPDFRVPFYPVTPIVGATLSFGLVAFMETIEIALSLAFVAVAVLWYALYARTKTPRQGVLGEYILDRSESMPDVAVSAASAARPDGSSEYRVMVPLANPRTERHLIELASTLAAENDGVVHAVHIVQVPDQTPLDRGADDLERIDAESEALLEQAREHAEGRGAEIETTTIVSHRSFEEVFDAARQHDADRVVMGWGGDRPWAAGRAERPLDELAADLPCDFLVLKDRDYDPSRILLPTAGGPDSDLSAEVAKTLRSATGSSIQLLHVVDDETERESGEQFLADWAAEHGFGDAVLTVDDSGDVEGAIAREADDRTLVIIGATERGLLSRLVRGSLVLDVVDEVDCSVLLAERPAERSLRERLFGSE; from the coding sequence ATGAGTGACGAAGAACTCGCCAAGGACCTCGGACTGCTGTCAGCGCTGGCGATCGGCATGGGGACGATGATCGGCGCCGGCATCTTCGTGCTGCCCGGCGTCGCGGCCCAGGAGGCCGGGCCGATCGTCGTCGTCTCGTTCGTCATCGGCGGCCTGATCGCGATGGTCAACGCCCTGGCAGTGAGCGAACTCGGCACGGCGATGCCGAAGGCCGGCGGCGGTTACTACTACATCAACCGCGGGCTCGGGCCGCTGTTCGGCTCGATCGCGGGGATGGGCGACTGGATGGGACTGGCCTTCGCGTCGGCGTTCTACTGCATCGGCTTCGGCGGCTACCTCACCGAGCTCCTCGCGGGGACGATGCTCGCGCTGCCGACGCTCGACCTCGCCCTGGTCACGCTGACGGACATCCAGCTCGGCGCGCTGATCGCCGGCCTGCTGTTCGTCGGCGTCAACTACGTCGGCGCGAAGGAGACCGGCGGCGTCCAGACGGTGATCGTCACGATCCTGTTGGGTATTCTGACCGTCTTCGCGGCCTCCGGCTTCCTCCACTTCGAGTGGTCGACGCTGACGACCGACGGCCTCGCGCCGACCGATGCGGGCTACGGCGCGATCCTGCCGGGGACCGCCCTCGTGTTCGTCTCCTTCCTCGGCTATGCGAAGATCGCGACCGTCGCGGAGGAGCTGAAGAACCCCGGCCGGAACCTCCCGATCGCGGTCATCGGCAGCGTCGGCGTCGTGACGGCGATCTACGCCGTGCTCGTCGGGACGATGGTCGGCATCGTCCCGTGGCACTCGCTGGACGACAGCGTCCCCGTCTCGCAGGTCGCCGAGATCACGTTCGCGGGGATCCCCGTCCTCGACGCCGTCGGCGTGACGCTGATCTCGCTGGCGGCGATGCTGGCGACGGCCTCGAGCGCCAACGCGTCGATCCTCTCCTCGGCCCGAATCAACTTCGCGATGGGCCGAGATAAGATCGTCACGGACGAACTCAACGAAATTCACCCGCGATACGCGACGCCCTACCGATCGATCATGCTGACGGGCGCGGTCATCATCGTCTTCATCGCCGCGCTCGGGCAGGACCTCGAGATCCTCTCGAAGGCAGCGAGCGTCCTCCACCTGATCGTCTACGCGCTGATGAACGTCGCGCTGATCGCGTTTCGGGAGGCCGACGTCCCCGAGTACGAGCCCGACTTCCGAGTACCGTTCTACCCGGTGACGCCGATCGTCGGCGCGACCCTCTCGTTCGGGCTCGTCGCCTTCATGGAGACGATCGAGATCGCGCTGAGCCTCGCGTTCGTCGCCGTCGCGGTGCTGTGGTACGCCCTCTACGCCCGCACGAAGACGCCTCGACAGGGCGTCCTCGGCGAGTACATCCTCGATCGCTCCGAGTCGATGCCCGACGTCGCGGTCTCGGCGGCCAGCGCCGCTCGACCCGACGGCTCCAGCGAGTACCGCGTCATGGTGCCGCTTGCCAACCCCCGGACCGAGCGACACCTGATCGAACTGGCCAGCACGCTCGCCGCCGAAAACGACGGCGTCGTCCACGCGGTCCACATCGTACAGGTCCCCGACCAGACGCCGCTGGATCGCGGCGCCGACGACCTCGAGCGGATCGACGCCGAGTCCGAAGCGCTGCTCGAGCAGGCCCGCGAGCACGCCGAAGGCCGCGGCGCCGAGATCGAGACGACGACGATCGTCTCCCACCGCTCGTTCGAGGAAGTGTTCGACGCGGCCCGTCAGCACGACGCCGATCGCGTCGTGATGGGCTGGGGCGGCGACCGCCCGTGGGCCGCGGGCCGCGCCGAGCGGCCGCTGGACGAACTCGCGGCCGACCTGCCGTGTGACTTCCTCGTCCTGAAGGATCGGGACTACGATCCCTCGCGGATCCTCCTGCCGACCGCCGGCGGGCCGGACTCCGATCTCAGCGCCGAGGTCGCGAAGACGCTGCGCTCGGCGACCGGGTCGTCGATCCAGCTGCTCCACGTCGTCGACGACGAGACCGAGCGCGAGTCGGGCGAACAGTTCCTCGCGGACTGGGCGGCCGAACACGGGTTCGGCGACGCCGTCCTGACCGTCGACGACTCCGGCGACGTCGAGGGAGCGATCGCCCGGGAGGCCGACGACCGGACGCTCGTGATCATCGGCGCGACCGAGCGCGGCCTGCTCTCGCGGCTCGTCCGCGGCTCGCTCGTCCTCGACGTCGTCGACGAGGTCGACTGCTCGGTCCTGCTCGCCGAACGGCCGGCGGAGCGGTCGCTCCGCGAGCGGCTGTTCGGATCGGAGTAA
- a CDS encoding winged helix-turn-helix transcriptional regulator — protein sequence MDHRLDEIDRRIIYALMDDARNISAPTIAADVSVSPGTIRNRIEQLEERGIITGYHANVDFERAEGHLANLFMCNAPVSERESMAQRAQVIPGVINVRELLTGRRNLHVLAVGADTSDLRRIARALSDLGIEIEDEVLVQNETTRPYAPFGPTDETHEAMLTDFISLSGDAEVAEVTVDRDARIADMSLQEAARREVLDDDSLVVAIERDEDVLTPHGDTVIRPDDIVTLFARDGVADETIDVFRADDEAA from the coding sequence ATGGACCACCGGCTCGACGAGATCGATCGTCGAATTATCTACGCGCTGATGGACGACGCCCGAAACATTTCGGCTCCGACGATCGCCGCGGACGTGAGCGTCTCTCCCGGGACGATTCGAAACCGAATCGAGCAACTCGAGGAGCGAGGGATAATCACCGGCTACCACGCGAACGTGGACTTCGAACGGGCGGAGGGACACCTCGCGAACCTCTTCATGTGTAACGCACCGGTTTCGGAGCGCGAATCGATGGCCCAGCGGGCACAGGTCATCCCCGGCGTCATCAACGTGCGGGAGTTGCTGACCGGCCGGCGGAACCTGCACGTGCTCGCGGTCGGCGCGGACACGTCGGACCTGCGCCGGATCGCGCGGGCGCTCTCGGATCTGGGGATCGAGATCGAGGACGAGGTGCTCGTTCAGAACGAGACGACGCGACCGTACGCGCCGTTCGGTCCCACGGACGAGACCCACGAGGCCATGCTGACGGACTTCATCAGTCTCTCCGGAGACGCCGAAGTCGCCGAAGTGACCGTCGATCGGGACGCGCGGATCGCCGACATGAGCCTCCAGGAGGCGGCTCGCCGCGAAGTGCTCGACGACGATTCGCTCGTCGTCGCGATCGAGCGCGACGAGGACGTCCTGACGCCCCACGGTGACACGGTGATCCGGCCGGACGACATCGTCACGCTGTTCGCTCGCGACGGCGTGGCCGACGAGACGATCGACGTGTTTCGCGCCGACGACGAGGCGGCGTGA
- a CDS encoding HNH endonuclease — protein MTSRDWQADRRAVFDRDDRACRHCEEPGDAADPTDLRTHPVGAVPLEGTVHESSLATVCTDCFETLQFARDSPDSTVESVSSGDLFRLVRETTRVQGGAIADVASFASLATSLPTAIAEARTDADAAADSGSAFESAVDETAAEYRDGRREALLALDVADARLERVRAVDETAFDADVRSSLSTVVETATDLQSTLREAVALAESVPAGLERCHGCFEPIEGDVCSTCGLEALETADWRTEDGDIAFERLFSSVNDSLQGASTTTETLTDRTMTLASQLTES, from the coding sequence GTGACTTCCCGCGACTGGCAGGCCGACCGGCGCGCCGTCTTCGACCGCGACGACCGCGCGTGTCGCCACTGTGAGGAACCCGGCGACGCCGCCGACCCGACCGACCTCCGAACGCATCCCGTCGGTGCCGTCCCCCTCGAGGGAACGGTCCACGAGAGCTCCCTCGCGACCGTCTGTACCGACTGTTTCGAAACGCTGCAGTTTGCCCGCGACTCGCCCGATTCGACCGTCGAATCGGTCTCGAGCGGGGACCTGTTCCGCCTCGTCCGCGAGACGACTCGGGTACAGGGCGGCGCGATCGCCGACGTCGCCTCGTTCGCCTCGCTCGCGACGTCGCTGCCGACGGCCATCGCCGAGGCCCGGACCGACGCCGACGCCGCGGCCGACTCCGGGTCGGCGTTCGAATCGGCGGTCGACGAGACCGCCGCGGAGTATCGCGACGGCCGCCGCGAGGCCCTGCTCGCGCTCGACGTCGCCGACGCCCGCCTCGAGCGCGTCCGGGCGGTCGACGAGACGGCGTTCGACGCCGACGTCCGCTCGTCGCTGTCGACGGTCGTCGAGACCGCGACCGACCTGCAGTCGACGCTGCGCGAGGCCGTCGCCCTCGCCGAGTCCGTTCCCGCGGGACTCGAGCGCTGTCACGGCTGTTTCGAACCGATCGAGGGCGATGTCTGTTCGACCTGCGGCCTCGAGGCGCTCGAGACGGCCGACTGGCGGACCGAGGACGGCGATATCGCGTTCGAACGGCTGTTCTCGTCGGTCAATGACAGCCTCCAGGGCGCCTCGACGACGACGGAGACGCTGACCGACCGAACGATGACGCTGGCGAGCCAGTTGACGGAGTCCTGA
- a CDS encoding amphi-Trp domain-containing protein: protein MDDSPTEIEFELERAYDREELAAVFREFAAALADDRPLKIDDGDRTAAVSIPERVVAEFEAECEDDEPPVAELELELEWDDPDGSTIRLGDSERETPGVVGAEPAGEGEPETDPAAATMPPEAVSGGSDADDSSSDRTSRFEVYEDRGGQWRWRLVHWNGNIVADSGEGYSSRSNAKRAARSVMRSAPTASVEDRED from the coding sequence ATGGACGACTCACCGACGGAGATCGAGTTCGAACTCGAGCGCGCGTACGACCGCGAGGAACTCGCCGCCGTCTTCCGCGAGTTCGCGGCCGCACTGGCCGACGACCGCCCCCTGAAGATCGACGACGGCGACCGGACCGCGGCGGTGTCGATTCCGGAACGGGTCGTCGCCGAGTTCGAGGCCGAATGCGAGGACGACGAGCCGCCCGTCGCCGAACTGGAGCTCGAACTCGAGTGGGACGACCCGGACGGATCGACGATACGGCTCGGCGACAGCGAGCGCGAGACGCCCGGCGTCGTGGGCGCCGAGCCGGCGGGAGAAGGCGAGCCCGAGACCGATCCCGCGGCGGCGACGATGCCGCCCGAGGCCGTCTCCGGTGGCTCCGACGCGGACGACTCGTCGTCGGACCGGACCAGTCGGTTCGAAGTCTACGAGGACCGCGGCGGCCAGTGGCGCTGGCGGCTCGTCCACTGGAACGGGAACATCGTCGCCGACAGCGGCGAAGGGTACAGCTCGCGGTCGAACGCGAAACGGGCGGCCCGAAGCGTCATGCGGTCGGCGCCGACCGCGAGCGTCGAGGATCGGGAGGACTGA
- a CDS encoding DUF547 domain-containing protein codes for MSTQLDPLSLSADLLYTVKTEGDTDWLQDHLATLERSRLDRALETRDRKLAFWLNCYNAYTQLLLEDGSELDGEAGRLERWKFVSRDRIPIGGVRLSLADIEHGMLRRSKHPWGFGYVPRPFPSSFERRYRLPECDPRIHFAISHCADPSPPITTYSPPDVDAELDVAVEWFIEETVTYDADAGVATVPRLFHRYRGDFGGKRGVVSFLRTYDAIPSGRRPSLEYESAIRTPDVDFDADIDEFRP; via the coding sequence ATGTCGACCCAGCTCGATCCCCTCTCCCTCTCGGCCGATCTGCTCTATACGGTCAAGACCGAGGGCGATACCGACTGGTTGCAGGACCACCTCGCGACGCTCGAGCGATCGCGGCTCGACCGGGCCCTCGAGACCCGCGACCGGAAGCTGGCCTTCTGGCTCAACTGTTACAACGCCTACACCCAGTTGCTGCTCGAGGACGGGTCCGAACTCGACGGCGAGGCGGGCCGCCTCGAGCGCTGGAAGTTCGTCTCCCGCGATCGGATCCCGATCGGCGGCGTTCGCCTCAGCCTCGCCGACATCGAACACGGGATGCTTCGGCGGTCGAAACACCCCTGGGGGTTCGGCTACGTCCCGCGGCCGTTTCCCTCGTCGTTCGAGCGGCGGTATCGGCTCCCCGAGTGCGACCCGCGGATTCACTTCGCCATCAGTCACTGCGCCGATCCCTCGCCGCCGATCACGACCTACTCGCCGCCCGACGTGGACGCGGAACTGGACGTCGCCGTCGAGTGGTTCATAGAGGAGACCGTCACGTACGACGCCGACGCCGGCGTCGCGACCGTTCCCCGACTCTTTCACCGGTATCGAGGCGACTTCGGCGGGAAACGCGGCGTCGTCTCGTTTCTGCGGACGTACGACGCGATCCCGTCGGGGCGGCGACCGTCGCTCGAGTACGAATCGGCGATCCGGACGCCGGACGTCGATTTCGACGCCGATATCGACGAGTTCCGGCCGTAG
- a CDS encoding AI-2E family transporter, whose translation MNLSKGYLLALVGVFTYLSWLLVEPFVQYVLAAVLIAFVLYPLQGRLEERVSPSIASFLLILLAVVAFFLPFLVVAGLVAEDAARILENADTGALGITELEQTIEAETGISVDLTSSLMDAAQGIGTTVLERSTAWFSAFTHALIGLGLALFLVYYLLKDGDDLMAWLREMTPLPADVQNDLYTELSDVMWAVLAGHVLIAIIQGVIAGLGLFATGIPNAALWTFVMVILALIPLIGAFLVWGPAVVYLFATGEPALAVALAVYSTVIVGVSDDYLRPIVVDRYAELNPAVIILGVLGGVYAFGIMGLFFGPVVLGALLATIDVVDDNYDRLEGESGTTET comes from the coding sequence GTGAACCTCAGCAAGGGGTATCTGCTGGCGCTGGTCGGGGTCTTTACGTATCTCTCGTGGCTGCTCGTCGAACCGTTCGTGCAGTACGTCCTCGCGGCCGTCCTCATCGCGTTCGTCCTCTATCCGCTGCAGGGCCGACTCGAGGAACGCGTCTCGCCGTCGATCGCCTCGTTCCTGCTCATCCTGCTCGCGGTCGTGGCGTTCTTCCTGCCGTTTCTCGTCGTCGCCGGACTCGTCGCCGAGGACGCCGCCCGGATCCTCGAGAACGCCGATACGGGCGCGCTCGGGATCACCGAACTCGAGCAGACGATCGAGGCGGAGACCGGGATCAGCGTCGACCTCACGTCGTCGCTGATGGACGCCGCACAGGGGATCGGAACGACGGTGCTCGAGCGCTCGACCGCGTGGTTCAGCGCGTTCACCCACGCGCTGATCGGGCTGGGGCTGGCGCTGTTCCTCGTCTACTACCTGCTCAAGGACGGCGACGACCTGATGGCGTGGCTGCGGGAGATGACGCCGCTGCCGGCCGACGTCCAGAACGACCTCTACACCGAACTCTCCGACGTGATGTGGGCGGTGCTTGCCGGCCACGTCCTGATCGCGATCATTCAGGGCGTCATCGCTGGATTGGGGCTGTTCGCAACCGGGATTCCCAACGCCGCGCTGTGGACGTTCGTCATGGTGATCCTCGCGCTGATCCCGCTGATCGGCGCGTTCCTCGTCTGGGGACCCGCGGTCGTCTACCTCTTCGCGACCGGCGAACCGGCCCTCGCGGTCGCACTGGCGGTCTATAGCACCGTCATCGTCGGCGTCTCCGACGACTACCTGCGGCCGATCGTCGTCGACCGCTACGCCGAACTCAACCCCGCCGTCATCATCCTCGGGGTCCTCGGCGGCGTCTACGCCTTCGGCATCATGGGACTGTTCTTCGGCCCCGTCGTCCTCGGGGCCCTGCTCGCGACGATCGACGTCGTCGACGACAACTACGACCGCCTCGAGGGGGAGTCGGGAACGACCGAGACCTGA
- a CDS encoding DedA family protein codes for MVDLTTVALRFLRLYGPLALCLFTFLETSMLFPLLPSEVVVPAAAALLISDPASFLAFVVAAGVGGTVGAFVPFYVFRGARVGETDWLRDRIDVSEARIERGQEWFRRWGQSSVLWGRFLPALRSVVSIPAGLAGMDPTRFGVFTAVGTVGFYAATGSVVYYGRERSLFETVAAVAIDNPGLTVVALLALLGAGALGRRWLGRRTSWI; via the coding sequence ATGGTGGACCTGACGACGGTCGCGCTCCGGTTCCTGCGTCTGTACGGCCCGCTCGCACTGTGTCTGTTCACCTTCCTCGAGACGTCGATGCTCTTCCCGCTTCTCCCGAGCGAGGTCGTCGTCCCGGCGGCGGCCGCACTGCTCATCAGCGACCCCGCGTCGTTTCTCGCGTTCGTGGTGGCGGCCGGCGTCGGCGGGACGGTCGGTGCGTTCGTTCCGTTCTACGTGTTTCGCGGCGCTCGAGTCGGCGAAACCGACTGGCTCCGAGATCGGATCGACGTTTCGGAGGCCCGAATCGAACGGGGCCAGGAGTGGTTCCGACGGTGGGGCCAGTCGTCGGTGCTCTGGGGCCGATTCCTCCCCGCGTTGCGGTCCGTGGTCTCGATCCCCGCGGGGCTCGCGGGAATGGACCCGACGAGGTTCGGCGTCTTCACGGCCGTCGGGACCGTCGGGTTCTACGCGGCCACCGGGAGCGTCGTCTACTACGGCCGCGAGCGGTCGCTCTTCGAGACGGTCGCCGCCGTCGCTATCGACAATCCGGGACTCACCGTAGTTGCGTTGCTCGCGCTCCTCGGAGCCGGAGCGCTCGGCAGACGCTGGCTCGGCCGTCGGACGTCGTGGATCTAA